One stretch of Mastomys coucha isolate ucsf_1 unplaced genomic scaffold, UCSF_Mcou_1 pScaffold12, whole genome shotgun sequence DNA includes these proteins:
- the Ildr1 gene encoding immunoglobulin-like domain-containing receptor 1, which yields MEAREGASMGCGLLAAGLLLFTWLPAGCLSLLVTVQHTERYVTLFASVTLKCDYTTSAQLQDVVVTWRFKSFCKDPIFDYFSASYQAALSLGQDPSNDCSDNQREVRIVAQRRGQSEPVLGVDYRQRKITIQNRADLVINEVMWWDHGVYYCTIEAPGDTSGDPDKEVKLIVLHWLTVIFIILGALLLLLLIGVCWCQCCPQYCCCYVRCPCCPTRCCCPEEALARHRYMKQVQALGPQMMEKPLYWGADRSSQVSSYAMNPLLQRDLSLRSSLPQMPMTQMASHPPVSNGVLEYLEKELRNLNPAQPLQDLRAKSGHPCSMLSSLGSAEVVERRVIHLPPLIRDPLSSRTSDSSHQRRLNPVASRHWDLSEGRRQRHHSDFLRELQDQGMRPWAPGRGELDPHWSGRHHRSRPSESPMPWSDWDSLSECPSSSEAPWPPRRPEPREGAQRRGRRRHRSYSPPLPSGPSSWSSEEEKESLPRNWGAQRHHRHRRRRRRSQSPNWPEEKPPSYRSLDVTPGKNNMKKGNVERRLERESSHSGRSVVI from the exons GGTGTCTGTCCTTGCTGGTCACAGTCCAGCACACTGAACGCTATGTTACTCTGTTTGCCTCCGTTACCCTCAAATGTGACTacaccacctctgcccagctccaGGACGTGGTCGTGACATGGCGCTTCAAGTCCTTCTGCAAGGACCCCATCTTTGACTACTTCTCTGCCT CATACCAGGCTGCTTTGTCCTTGGGCCAGGACCCCTCCAATGACTGTAGTGACAATCAGAGGGAAGTTCGCATCGTGGCCCAGCGGCGCGGGCAGAGTGAGCCTGTGCTGGGGGTGGATTACAGGCAGCGCAAGATCACCATCCAGAACC GAGCAGATCTCGTGATTAATGAAGTGATGTGGTGGGATCATGGAGTATACTATTGCACTATCGAGGCTCCAGGAGACACATCAGGAGACCCAGATAAGGAGGTGAAGCTCATTGTTCTGC ATTGGCTGACAGTGATTTTCATCATCCTTGGAGCCCTCCTTCTCTTGCTGCTAATTGGTGTGTGCTGGTGCCAGTGTTGTCCACAGTATTGCTGCTGTTACGTCCGCTGCCCCTGCTGTCCTACCCGCTGTTGCTGCCCCGAGGAAG CCCTGGCCCGCCACCGCTACATGAAGCAGGTTCAGGCCCTAGGTCCTCAGATGATGGAAAAACCCCTGTACTGGGGGGCGGACAGGAGCTCCCAAGTTTCATCTTATGCAATGAACCCGCTACTGCAGCGAG ATCTGTCCTTACGGTCCAGCCTTCCACAGATGCCAATGACCCAGATGGCCTCTCACCCTCCGGTGTCCAATGGTGTCCTGGAGTATTTGGAGAAAGAATTGCGGAACCTCAACCCAGCCCAGCCTCTGCAGGATCTCAGAGCCAAATCTGGCCACCCTTGCAGCATGCTGTCCTCCCTGGGCTCCGCAGAGGTGGTGGAACGCAGAGTCATCCACCTCCCCCCGCTGATCAGAGACCCACTGTCCTCCAGGACCAGCGACTCCTCACACCAGCGGCGGCTCAACCCTGTTGCTTCCAGACACTGGGATCTGAGTGAGGGCCGAAGGCAGCGCCATCACTCTGATTTCCTCCGAGAGCTCCAGGACCAGGGGATGAGACCCTGGGCCCCGGGGAGAGGGGAGCTGGACCCTCATTGGAGTGGGAGACACCACCGTTCTAGGCCCAGCGAGTCCCCCATGCCCTGGTCAGACTGGGACAGCCTGAGCGAATGTCCCTCGTCCAGTGAGGCTCCTTGGCCCCCCAGACGACCAGAGCCCCGGGAAGGTGCCCAGAGACGTGGGAGACGCAGGCATCGCAGCTACTCGCCTCCCCTACCCTCGGGCCCCAGTTCTTGGAGCTCTGAAGAGGAGAAAGAGTCGCTGCCCAGGAACTGGGGTGCCCAGCGTCACCatcgccaccgccgccgccgccgccgctcacAGTCTCCAAACTGGCCTGAGGAGAAGCCACCCAGCTACCGTTCACTGGATGTGACTCCAGGCAAGAACAACATGAAAAAAGGGAATGTGGAGAGGCGCTTG